A genomic region of Botrytis cinerea B05.10 chromosome 9, complete sequence contains the following coding sequences:
- the Bclip1 gene encoding Bclip1, translating into MKLSLVPIFALLSTAFALPVENAERDVPIEERAAAPTVTIASPAATIIGGAGATVETFAGVPFAKPPVGALRLKPPQPITSALGTIKATAQAASCPQFFFSTTINDAIPTSALGLLLNTPVFQQVLNAGEDCLYLNIQRPVGTTASSKLPVLFWIFGGGFELGGTAMYDGSSWVAESIAEGKPIIFVQVAYRVGGFGFLPGAEILADGSANLGLLDQRLGLQWVADNIAAFGGDPSKVTIWGESAGAISVFDQMALYGGDNTYKGKSLFRGAIMNSGSIVPADPVDCPKGQIIYDNVVASAGCSAAANTLTCLRGVPYSTLLNATNSVPGLLSYSSIALSYLPRPDGTALTKSPDLLLASGNWAKVPFIIGDQEDEGTIFALFQSNISTTAQLTTYFSDFFFHNAPTSVLTGLLNTYPNDLISGSPFRTLLLNNWYPQFKRLAAILGDLTFTLTRRVFLKTALKVAPTVPSWSYLSSYDYGTPVLGTFHGSDILQVFNGIKPNYAASASKAYYLSFVNTLDPNNGTSSAYANWPQYSNGAQLLNLYASFGGFISDNFRSTSYDYIVANLPSFYI; encoded by the exons ATGAAGCTCTCGCTGGTACCGATTTTTGCTCTTCTGTCAACCGCATTTGCTCTTCCAGTCGAAAATGCCGAGCGAGATGTACcgattgaagaaagagctGCAGCCCCAACAGTGACAATTGCATCACCGGCAGCTACTATCATCGGAGGTGCTGGTGCAACTGTTGAAACCTTTGCTGGTGTTCCATTCGCCAAACCTCCCGTTGGTGCACTTCGACTTAAACCACCTCAACCCATCACCTCTGCGTTGGGGACAATTAAAGCAACAGCCCAAGCAGCTTCTTGTCCTCAGTTTTTCTTCAGCACTACGATTAATGATGCAATTCCTACATCAGCACTAGGTCTTCTCCTTAACACACCAGTTTTCCAACAGGTTCTCAACGCTGGAGAAGATTGTTTGTATCTGAATATTCAAAGACCAGTTGGCACAACTGCTTCATCTAAATTGCCAGTtttattttggatttttggaggaggattCGAATTGGGAGGAACAGCGATGTATGATGGATCTTCATGGGTAGCGGAAAGTATTGCAGAGGGGAAACCGATCATTTTTGTCCAAGTGGCTTATAGGGttggtggatttggatttttaCCTGGAGCGGAAATTTTGGCGGATGGTAGTGCGAATTTGGGATTGCTGGATCAGAGATTGGGATTGCAATG GGTCGCTGATAATATCGCTGCCTTCGGTGGTGATCCATCCAAGGTAACTATCTGGGGAGAGTCGGCCGGTGCAATTTCAGTCTTCGACCAAATGGCTTTATATGGAGGCGACAACACATATAAAGGCAAATCGTTATTCCGTGGAGCCATTATGAATTCCGGAAGTATAGTCCCAGCAGATCCAGTCGATTGTCCAAAGGGACAAATTATCTACGATAACGTCGTAGCCTCAGCAGGATGTTCGGCCGCAGCCAACACTCTAACTTGCTTACGAGGCGTACCATATTCTACTCTTCTAAATGCGACAAACTCTGTTCCTGGTCTCCTTAGTTATTCGTCTATCGCACTATCTTATCTTCCACGTCCAGATGGTACCGCTCTTACCAAATCCCCTGATCTCCTGCTCGCATCAGGAAACTGGGCAAAGGTCCCCTTTATAATTGGCGAccaagaagatgaaggaacAATCTTTGCTCTTTTCCAAAGCAACATTTCCACAACCGCTCAACTCACAACCTATTTCtccgatttctttttccacaACGCACCTACCTCCGTTCTCACCGGGCTTCTTAACACATACCCCAATGACTTGATCTCTGGCTCCCCTTTCCGAACTCTCTTGTTGAACAATTGGTATCCCCAATTCAAACGTCTAGCCGCCATCCTCGGTGATCTCACATTCACCCTCACCCGTCGTGTATTCCTCAAAACCGCACTGAAAGTCGCACCAACTGTTCCCTCCTGGTCTTACCTCTCATCCTATGATTACGGAACCCCTGTTCTCGGCACCTTCCATGGCTCGGATATTCTACAGGTCTTCAACGGTATCAAACCAAACTATGCGGCTAGTGCTAGTAAAGCATATTATTTGAGTTTTGTGAATACTTTGGACCCAAACAATGGGACAAGTAGTGCATATGCAAACTGGCCCCAATACAGCAATGGAGCGCAGTTGTTGAATTTGTATGCGAGCTTTGGGGGTTTTATAAGTGATAATTTCAGGAGTACGAGCTACGATTATATAGTGGCTAATTTGCCCAGCTTTTATATTTGA